TCCACGGAGAGTCCGGAAGGGGGCGGGGTGAAGTAAGAGTGATAAAGGATCCAGCCCAGCAGGAGGTAGACGGGGAAACGCCACCAGCGGGAGAGGATGACAATCGGCAACGGGCGTGTGTCGATCTCAATATTCATGGGGTTACCGGTATCCCGCGGGGTGGTGTTTGACACGGAGACGTCTTCGTATGCCGATCATGCTCCGGCGCACCTTTCTTCCAAAACCTGTTTCATAAAATTTTTTCAGGGCGAGGTGGAACCCGGCTGATTTTTCTGAAAAAAACCGTCCCTCCAGCGGCGTGAGGAGGACATCCTGTTGATGAACCCAATGGGGTGTGTTTTTCACTTGGACGAGCCGTTCAAAGAGGTGCGTATAAAGAGGGGTCACCTCTTCCGGTTTCATTTTCCACCGTTCGCTTAAAGGCGAATGGGGTGATGGGGGGAAGTAGACGAGCAGGGGGACAACACCGCGCTCAACCAGGAGATCGATCCCCTTCTGCGTATCGCCCATCGGTTCCAGTCCTATGACGAGGTGAGACAGGACCGCCCCTTTAGGGAAGATACGGGCGGCATATTCGATCGTTTCGAGGTATCGCTTTTTATCCTCCTCCGATTTTTTGTTGCCGGTCACCTGATGTGGGGCAAAGTCGCCGAGGTCGTAGTAGACGGCATCAACCCCCATCGCATAGCTCTGATCGATCCAGCTATTACTTTTGGGGGGGGCGAGGTCGAGCGAGATGAGGATATCAATATGTTTGCGGATCTCCGTGACCCAGGGGGTGAGCCAGACGATGCCGCCATCCTCCGTTTCGACATGACCCGAGGAGAGGTGCACGACATCACAGGAGGTCTCTTTCAGAACCGTCTGGATCGCCTCGATCAGATCCTGTTTCGAAAAGGGGGGATGATTGCTGAGTTCCCTGGAGGAGCCGCAGTAGCGACAGGCCAGGCCGCTCAACCCGAAACGACACGGTCCTTTGGGGTGAACCGCGATGAGTCCACTGTGAACCGTGAGGATGTCGGAGATCAAAATCCCGCTTCGGGTCTTTTTATGGTAACACTTGAGAGGGGGCACCCACTGAACCGGTGTTTCTTTTCCGGAAAAATTGAGGAAAAATCGTTTTCCATGATGAAGCAGCGTAAAAGGGGTCTGTTGCTTGTCGGAGGCCTGTTGAACGCTCACGGAAACTCCCTCGGGAAGGATGAGGTGAATCAATCCAAACGGATTGGTGAGTGGCGAGGGGAGACCTTCTCCGAGATTGATCCCCGAGGCGATCAATTCCAGTTTTAAAAGGCCGGTGTTGGTTGATTCTTTACCTTCCGCCGGCAATGGCTGGGACAATGGAGATTTCATCACCATCCTTAATAGGAGTTGCCTCTCCCTTCAAGAAGCGGATGTCTTCGTTATTGACATAAAAATTGATGAAGCGCCGAAGCGATCCTTTTTCATCGTAAATTCTCTCTTTAACACCGGGGTACTGTCGCTCCAGATCGACCAGGATCTCTTTGACCGTTCCTCCGGCGGCGGAGACCTCCGCCTTGTTTGTGGTAAGCTTCTGAAGGGGGGTAGGGATTCTTACTTTTACCGACATGGGACCTCCTTAAATTAGGGCAATCTATTTACGACAAAATCTTTCACCCTGTCATCCCAATAATATTCGTTCGCTTCCTTGAATTTTTGATTCCAGACAGAGATGACAATATAGGAAATTCCCGGGAAGAGCGGCTCCCCCCAAGGTGCGGCGACCAATCGATCCTCGTCCGAGAAATAGGCGTCGTGATCGGTGTGGGAATGGACGACCGATTTGATCTCCTCGTTACTTTCATGGGCCTCTCGGGCTATTTTTTGATAATCAAGGCTGTCGATCAGATAGGCCGTCTTTGAGGTGCGGGGGTAGGTGGTCGGGTCCTTGGCATGCATTGTATCATAGATGTTCTTGCAAGCGATGAATCGGGTCACTGTTTTTTGCTCTTTGGGTCCGATGAGTAGCCCGCAGGCCTCGTGGGGGTATTTCAATTCGGAGTGGCGGATTATTTCATCCAAGGTTGATTGGCAGAGGGTTAACATGATCTGCTCACCCTAAATACCGATCTCCATGATCTGGAAAAAGCGTTACGATTACCCCTTCTTTCAGTTTTTCGGCGACCTTCATTGCCCCTAATAGCGCCGCTCCGGAAGAGTGTCCGACAATCAATCCCTCTTCGCGGGCCAGACGTTCTGCAATCTCATAGGCCGGTTCCGTTGGCATCGGGATCTTCTGATCCAATTCTTTCTCCTTATAAATGCCAGGAACGATTGCCGTCGCCATATGTTTCAACCCCTCAAGTCCATGGAGCGGGTTATCCGGTTCTACAGCGACCACCTTGATATTTTTGTTATAGTCTTTGAGTCGTCGTCCCGTCCCCATGAGGGTACCGCTTGTCCCGATCGTTGCAACAAAATGGGTTATCTTCCCGTCGATCTCACGCCAGATCTCGACGCCGGTCGTATCGTAATGGGCCTGCGGGTTGAATCTGTTGTTGTACTGGTCCGGCATAAAATATTTTTCAGGATTTTCCTTAAACAGTTTTTTGGCGAG
This region of Deltaproteobacteria bacterium genomic DNA includes:
- a CDS encoding MoaD/ThiS family protein, whose protein sequence is MSVKVRIPTPLQKLTTNKAEVSAAGGTVKEILVDLERQYPGVKERIYDEKGSLRRFINFYVNNEDIRFLKGEATPIKDGDEISIVPAIAGGR
- a CDS encoding M67 family metallopeptidase; its protein translation is MLTLCQSTLDEIIRHSELKYPHEACGLLIGPKEQKTVTRFIACKNIYDTMHAKDPTTYPRTSKTAYLIDSLDYQKIAREAHESNEEIKSVVHSHTDHDAYFSDEDRLVAAPWGEPLFPGISYIVISVWNQKFKEANEYYWDDRVKDFVVNRLP
- a CDS encoding pyridoxal-phosphate dependent enzyme — protein: MIIASILDKIGDTPLVPIRKVGSEIPQVRSGKVKIYAKVEYFNPGGSVKDRPAYRMVQEGVKSGELTKEKVIMDSTSGNTGVAYAMIGAALGLSVELVMPENVSQQRKQIITAFGAKITYSSPMEGSDGAIRLAKKLFKENPEKYFMPDQYNNRFNPQAHYDTTGVEIWREIDGKITHFVATIGTSGTLMGTGRRLKDYNKNIKVVAVEPDNPLHGLEGLKHMATAIVPGIYKEKELDQKIPMPTEPAYEIAERLAREEGLIVGHSSGAALLGAMKVAEKLKEGVIVTLFPDHGDRYLG